A DNA window from Vigna angularis cultivar LongXiaoDou No.4 chromosome 1, ASM1680809v1, whole genome shotgun sequence contains the following coding sequences:
- the LOC108319883 gene encoding tetrahydroberberine oxidase, with protein MAKILFFSVTVFTSIFPASTSGSARLDQGFRQCFQAILGNNTTSEVTFSKSSSSYEPLLNSSIRNARFLSSSVPKPDLIVTPQSLFHIQVALLCSKENNLEVRVRSGGHDYEGLSYVSHVPFVIIDLINLRSITINMDEESAWVQSGATVGELYYAIAHKSKVHGFPAGSCSTMGVGGHFSGGGFGTIFRKYGLASDNVIDAQIIDVNGKILNRTLMGEDLFWAIRGGGGSSFGVITAWKIKLVRVPSTVTVFDVSRSLEQGATDLFHKWEIVAPKLPAELFLHVVVGVSNSGSQGGKTVVVSFTGLYLGTAQNLLPLMQNSFSELGLQRNNFTQMTWIQSVLYFAGHSINELEVLLRRNQTSSSFKAKSDFVKEPIPLVGLEGLWNMLLLENSPLLIFTPYGGKMSEISESETPFPHRKGNLYGIQYSVNLGSKEEAPKHLYWIRRLYEYMAPYVSKLPRQSYLNYRDLDLGVNQRKMDYETAKSWGLKYFNKNFERLTQVKARVDPGNFFRDEQSIPPL; from the coding sequence ATGgcaaaaatacttttcttttctgTCACCGTTTTCACTTCAATTTTCCCTGCTTCAACTTCTGGTTCTGCTCGCCTTGATCAAGGTTTCCGTCAATGTTTTCAGGCAATTTTAGGGAACAACACAACTTCAGAAGTAACATTCAGTAAAAGTAGTTCTTCTTATGAACCACTTTTGAATTCTTCTATAAGAAATGCCAGATTCCTAAGCAGTTCAGTTCCAAAACCAGATCTTATTGTCACTCCACAAAGCCTATTCCACATCCAAGTAGCACTGCTTTGCTCAAAGGAAAACAACTTAGAAGTAAGAGTTCGAAGTGGGGGCCATGACTACGAGGGCCTTTCTTATGTTTCTCACGTTCCATTCGTCATCATTGATCTTATCAACCTTAGGTCAATAACCATCAATATGGACGAAGAAAGTGCATGGGTTCAATCAGGTGCTACAGTTGGAGAACTCTATTATGCAATTGCACACAAAAGTAAGGTCCATGGGTTCCCTGCTGGAAGTTGCTCCACCATGGGTGTTGGAGGGCACTTCAGTGGAGGAGGGTTTGGAACAATTTTCAGAAAATATGGCTTAGCTTCTGATAATGTAATTGATGCTCAGATAATAGATGTGAATGGAAAGATACTGAATAGAACACTGATGGGAGAAGATCTCTTTTGGGCCATAAGAGGAGGGGGAGGGTCAAGCTTTGGAGTCATTACTGCATGGAAAATCAAGCTTGTACGTGTTCCTTCAACAGTGACAGTTTTTGATGTTTCAAGGTCCTTGGAACAAGGTGCCACTGACCTTTTCCACAAGTGGGAAATTGTTGCTCCCAAACTTCCTGCAGAACTTTTTCTGCACGTTGTTGTGGGAGTTTCCAATTCAGGTTCTCAGGGTGGAAAAACTGTGGTTGTTTCCTTCACAGGATTGTACCTTGGGACAGCTCAGAATCTCCTTCCTTTGATGCAAAACAGTTTTTCAGAACTGGGTTTGCAGCGCAACAACTTCACCCAGATGACTTGGATTCAATCTGTTCTTTACTTTGCAGGCCATTCAATAAATGAATTGGAGGTCTTGCTCAGGAGAAATCAAACATCCTCAAGTTTCAAAGCAAAATCTGATTTTGTTAAGGAACCAATTCCCTTAGTTGGCTTAGAAGGGCTATGGAATATGCTGCTATTGGAGAACTCACCACTGTTGATCTTCACACCATATGGTGGAAAAATGAGTGAGATTTCAGAATCAGAAACTCCTTTTCCGCACAGAAAAGGGAACTTATATGGTATTCAGTATTCGGTGAATTTGGGTTCAAAGGAAGAAGCCCCAAAGCATTTATATTGGATAAGAAGATTGTATGAATATATGGCACCCTACGTGTCAAAGTTGCCAAGACAGTCATATTTGAATTACAGGGACCTTGATTTGGGTGTGAACCAAAGAAAAATGGACTATGAAACAGCAAAATCATGGGGTTTGAAATATTTCAATAAGAATTTTGAAAGACTGACACAAGTGAAGGCCAGGGTTGATCCTGGAAACTTTTTCAGGGATGAGCAGAGCATTCCACCATTGTAG